The region CGCTCTCTTCGATGTAATCGGGCGGGAAGCAATCGTCGAGCGTGAACTCGCGGCGGCTCGGCCACTGGCGATTACGGGGCGGCACTTTCGTCGCCGTGTAGAGCTTCTTGTCCGGGTTGGCGCGCAGCAGTTGGCCGAGCAATCGTTCGCTGCGGCCTTCGCCATACGCCAGCGCCGTGTCATAGAAGTTACAGCCCAGATCCGCCGAGCGTTGCAGCGCGGCGAGCGACTCCTCATCATTCGAGTCCGTCCAGCCGGCCATGCCCCACATCCCGTAACCGATTTCGCTGACCGACCAATCGGTGCGGCCAAAGCGCCGATAGTTCATTGATCCCTCCTCCTTCTCTCGATCTCTCAATAGGTGATGACGATCTTGCCGAAGTGCGAGCCGCTCTCCATATAGCGGAGCGCCTCGCCGACTTCGGCAAAGTTGAATGTCCGATCAATCACCGGCTTCAGTTGATTCGCCCCGATGGCGCGGTTCATCTCTTCAAACATCTGACGCGAGCCGACGAAGACGCCCTGCAAGCGGACGCTCTTCATCAGGACGCTGAGCGGGTTGAAATCGCCGCCCATCGCCAGCACGCCGATCAGCGCGACGTGGCCGCCGACGCGCGCCGCGTTCAGTGATCTCGTCAACGTCCCAGGGCCGCCGACTTCGATCACATGATCTACGCCGAGCTTGCCGGTCAGGCGCGCGACCTCTTTGTCCCACTCAGGGGTGTTGCGGTAATTGATCGTTTCGGCGGCCCCCAGCGCGCGGGCGCGCTCAAGCTTCTCGTCGCTGCTCGACGTGATGATCACCCGCGCTCCATGCATTCTCGCCAGTTGCAGGGCGAAGATGGACACGCCGCCGGTGCCGAGCGCCAGCACCGTTTCGCCGGCTTTCAGGTTGCCAGAGTTGACCAAGGCGTGCCAGGCAGTGACGGCGGCGCACGGCAGCGTTGCGGCTTCTTCAAACGACAGATGATCGGGAACTCTAACCAGACCTTCTTCGCTGAACGCGCCGTATTCGCGCAACACGCCGTCGAAGTCGCCGGCGCCAATCGCCGTGCGATTCTTCCGCATCGTTGTCGGCCCTTCGATCCAGCCCTGCGTGAAGATCGGGCAGACGCGGTCGCCGACGCGCCATCGCGTCACACTGCTGCCGACGGCGGTGATTTCGCCGGCGCCGTCCGACAGCGGCACGGCGGGCAGCCGTGCGCGCGGGTTGTAAGTGCCTTTGACAAACATCAGGTCGCGGTAATTCAACGACGCGGCGCGGAAGCGCACGACGACTTCATTGCTTGCCGGTTGCGGCTCGTCGCGCTCGACAAGCGCCAGGTGGTCAATACCGAATTCGCGGACTTCGTAGGCTTTCATTGCGATCCCCTCTATCCGTTTTCAAAGTGGTTCCGGCGCGCCGGTCGAGCGGCTGACCGCGGCGGATATTGCCAATTGCTTAAACTGACATTCTGCTTTGACGGCCATCGCCGCGCAAGCTCAGCGGCAGATGAGCGCGTGGGGAATAATGCGCAGGCGGCGAGCAAAGCTCCGCAGCCGGTCCGTAGATTCACTGTCTAAATCAAGGTTTTCGACTGGCACAATGGATGCTCAAGTGTGCATTGCGACACCTCAATTCGGATAGATTTGCGCTTGCTGATGCACGCTTCAAGCGGGCACAGGGCAAGGTGGATGCCCGCTTGTCGTGGTATATTGTTTTGTGTTATATGACAGTCGGCTCGACCGACGGGTAATGGATTTAACCGGGCGGTGATGAGCGCATCACGCCTCACTTTCCAGACTGACAGGGTGGACACCGACATGGAATCAACAACGATTCTCAACAACGTCGAAGAGAAACACATTGAAGAACTCGAAGCCGTGACCATCCGCTTCGCCGGCGATTCCGGCGACGGCATGCAGTTGACCGGCACGCAGTTCACCAATACGACGGCCATCGTCGGCAACGACATCTCGACGTTGCCTGACTTCCCGGCAGAGATTCGCGCCCCTGCCGGCAGTCTGCCGGGCGTTTCGGGCTTCCAGCTCAACTTCTCGAATCACGATATCCGCACGCCGGGCGACGAGCCGAACGTGTTGGTGGCGATGAACCCGGCGGCGCTGAAAGTGAACCTGCCCGATCTCGAAGCCGGCGGCTTGCTGATCGTCAACATCGATGCCTTCAGTGAAAACAACCTGAAGAAGGCCAGCTACGCCAGCAACCCGCTCAACGACAACAGCCTCGACGGCTACCGCGTCTTCCGCCTGCCGATTTCGACGCTCAACCGCGCGGCGCTGAAAGAGATCAAGCTGCCGCCGAAAGAGATTGACCGCTGCAAGAATTTCTGGGCGCTCGGCCTGATGTACTGGCTCTATGACCGCCCGATGGGACCGACCGAGCGCTGGATCGAAGCCAAGTTCCGCACTAAGCCCGACGTGGCGCAAGCGAACCTGACGGCACTGAAGGCCGGGTTTGCTTACGGCGACGCCGCCGAGATCTTCACGACGCATTACCGCGTGCGCAAGGCGGCGATCACGCCGGGCAAGTATCGCAACATCACCGGCAATCAGGCGACGGCGCTCGGATGTGTGGCGGCGTCGGTTTTGGCGGGCCGCCCGCTCTTTTATGCGAGCTACCCGATCACGCCGGCCTCTGACATTCTGCATGAGCTGTCCATGCACAAGAACTTCGGCGTCAAGACGTTTCAGGCCGAAGACGAGATTGCCGCGATGTGCGCGACGGTCGGCGCGTCGTTTACGGGGCAACTGGCGCTGACGGGGACGAGCGGGCCGGGGCTGGCGCTGAAGAGTGAAGCCATCGGGCTTGCGGTCATGACTGAATTGCCGGTGGTCATCATTGACGTGCAGCGCGGCGGGCCATCAACGGGATTGCCGACGAAGACCGAGCAGGCCGACTTGCTGCAAGCCATGTTCGGGCGCAACGGCGAATGCCCGGTCGCCATCGTCGCCGCCGCGACTCCGGCTGACTGTTTTGCCATGGCGGTCGAAGCCTTCCGCGTCGCTGTGCGCCATATGATCCCGGTAATCTATCTTACGGACGGCTATCTCGGCAACGGCGCCGAGCCCTGGAAGCTACCCAAGATGGAAGACCTGCCGAAGTTCGGCGTCGAGTTTACGACTGAGGCCGAAGGCTTCCTGCCCTACATGCGCGACCCGGATTCGCTGGCGCGCAACTGGGCGATACCGGGAACGCCCGGCCTTGAGCATCGCGTCGGCGGGCTTGAAAAGGCCGACATCACCGGCAACGTTTCTTACGATCCCGAAAACCACATGCACATGGTCTTGACGCGCGCCGAAAAGGTGGCGCGCATTGCCGACGACATCCCGGAGCTTGAAGTGTACGGCGAGCCGCAAGGGCGCTTGCTGGTCGTCGGCTGGGGCTCGACCTACGGGGCGATCACCTCGGCGGTCGAAGAGATGCAGCAGCGCGGCCAGTCGGTGTCGAGCATCCACCTGCGCCATCTCAATCCGTTCCCGCGCAACCTCGGCGAAATCCTCGGGCGCTTTGACCGCGTGCTGGTGCCGGAATTGAACATGGGCCAGTTGTGCATGCTGCTGCGCGCCAAGTATCTGGTGCCGGCCATCTCTTATCCGAAGGTCAAGGGCAAGCCGTTCAAGATCAGCGAGCTGCTGGCGAAGATGAAGGAAGTCTATGAGGATGAGTTATGAGCGATGAAGAATTCGAGAAGCGAATGAAAGAGCAATTCGATCAACTGACCGCAATTGTCATGAATCTCGGCGAGCGGGTTGACCAGCTTGGCGAGCGGGTTGACCAGCTTGGCGAACGCGTTGACCAGATCGGCACGCAGGTCGAGAAGCTGACAGATAAGGTCGACAAGCTGACCGATGCGGTAGTAGGCCTGATAGGCATTGTCGGACGACACGACCGACAGATTGCCGAACTGATCGAGCGTGGCAAAGAGAATGAAGAGCGCTCCAAGGCGACCGACGAGCGCATCAACGCGCTGATCGCGATTGTTGAAAAATCGTTTCGCCGACCGGATGAGCAATAGTCCGGCGCGGCGGCGCATTAGCGAAGGGGAATCGTATGAGCACAGACGCAAACGTCCCGACCAACGGCCAGGAGCCGCCGGTCAAGCTGTCGCGCAAAGACTTCGTTTCCGATCAAGAAGTCCGCTGGTGTCCGGGCTGCGGCGATTACGCCATCCTCGCGCAAGTCCAGAAGGTCATGCCGGAACTGGGCATCAAGCGCGAGAACATGGTCTTTGTGTCGGGCATCGGCTGTTCGAGCCGCTTCCCGTATTACATGAACACCTATGGCTTTCACAGCATTCATGGGCGCGCTCCGGCGGTCGCGACCGGCATCAAGGTGGCGAACCCTGAGCTGAGCGTCTGGGTCGTCACCGGCGACGGCGACGCCCTGTCGATTGGCGGCAACCACCTGATTCACGCCATCCGCCGCAACCTCGACATCAACATCCTGCTCTTCAACAACCGCATCTACGGCTTGACCAAGGGGCAGTACTCGCCGACTTCCGAGTTTGGCAAGAAGAACAAGTCGGCGCCCTACGGGGTGATCGATTACCCGCTCAACCCGCTGTCGGTGGCGCTGGCGGCAGAGGCGACGTTTGTCGGGCGCGGCGTCGACACCCACACGGCGCATTTGCAGATGGTCGTCGAGCG is a window of Blastocatellia bacterium DNA encoding:
- a CDS encoding 2-oxoacid:acceptor oxidoreductase subunit alpha, whose product is MESTTILNNVEEKHIEELEAVTIRFAGDSGDGMQLTGTQFTNTTAIVGNDISTLPDFPAEIRAPAGSLPGVSGFQLNFSNHDIRTPGDEPNVLVAMNPAALKVNLPDLEAGGLLIVNIDAFSENNLKKASYASNPLNDNSLDGYRVFRLPISTLNRAALKEIKLPPKEIDRCKNFWALGLMYWLYDRPMGPTERWIEAKFRTKPDVAQANLTALKAGFAYGDAAEIFTTHYRVRKAAITPGKYRNITGNQATALGCVAASVLAGRPLFYASYPITPASDILHELSMHKNFGVKTFQAEDEIAAMCATVGASFTGQLALTGTSGPGLALKSEAIGLAVMTELPVVIIDVQRGGPSTGLPTKTEQADLLQAMFGRNGECPVAIVAAATPADCFAMAVEAFRVAVRHMIPVIYLTDGYLGNGAEPWKLPKMEDLPKFGVEFTTEAEGFLPYMRDPDSLARNWAIPGTPGLEHRVGGLEKADITGNVSYDPENHMHMVLTRAEKVARIADDIPELEVYGEPQGRLLVVGWGSTYGAITSAVEEMQQRGQSVSSIHLRHLNPFPRNLGEILGRFDRVLVPELNMGQLCMLLRAKYLVPAISYPKVKGKPFKISELLAKMKEVYEDEL
- a CDS encoding 2-oxoacid:ferredoxin oxidoreductase subunit beta, translating into MSTDANVPTNGQEPPVKLSRKDFVSDQEVRWCPGCGDYAILAQVQKVMPELGIKRENMVFVSGIGCSSRFPYYMNTYGFHSIHGRAPAVATGIKVANPELSVWVVTGDGDALSIGGNHLIHAIRRNLDINILLFNNRIYGLTKGQYSPTSEFGKKNKSAPYGVIDYPLNPLSVALAAEATFVGRGVDTHTAHLQMVVERAVRHKGVSFVEVYQNCNIFNDGAFDMFTDRGARDDRMIELNHGQPLVFGKEKNKGVRMRNDMHLEVVELGNGISESDLITHNEKAPDSYLAYMLARMEYPDYPVPIGVFRDVEKATYEEMLEQQIEAARQKSGPGNLEKLIHSGDTWVID
- a CDS encoding NAD(P)-dependent alcohol dehydrogenase — its product is MKAYEVREFGIDHLALVERDEPQPASNEVVVRFRAASLNYRDLMFVKGTYNPRARLPAVPLSDGAGEITAVGSSVTRWRVGDRVCPIFTQGWIEGPTTMRKNRTAIGAGDFDGVLREYGAFSEEGLVRVPDHLSFEEAATLPCAAVTAWHALVNSGNLKAGETVLALGTGGVSIFALQLARMHGARVIITSSSDEKLERARALGAAETINYRNTPEWDKEVARLTGKLGVDHVIEVGGPGTLTRSLNAARVGGHVALIGVLAMGGDFNPLSVLMKSVRLQGVFVGSRQMFEEMNRAIGANQLKPVIDRTFNFAEVGEALRYMESGSHFGKIVITY